Proteins co-encoded in one Papaver somniferum cultivar HN1 chromosome 5, ASM357369v1, whole genome shotgun sequence genomic window:
- the LOC113280773 gene encoding G2/mitotic-specific cyclin-1-like, translating to MGYFVNGSDLLDPVKFLKQLKQQCRPLVVDSVVDIDKKDIKNPLAVVEYVDDLYKFYKLAETSSQIGDYMSVQTEIDEDARMSVVRFLVQFHIKLNLATEVLFLGIHILDRYLCMDLVARKNLPLAGLTALLIANKYEEDSNPPVEEYINMADEFYSKKDILDM from the exons ATGGGTTACTTCGTAAATGGGTCGGATCTGTTAGACCCAGTTAAGTTCCTAAAACAAT TAAAGCAGCAGTGTAGACCTTTAGTTGTGGACTCAGTAGTCGATATCGACAAAAAAGACATTAAAAATCCTCTTGCAGTAGTAGAATACGTTGATGATTTATATAAGTTTTACAAACTGGCAGAGACATCAAGTCAGATCGGTGATTATATGAGTGTGCAAACGGAGATTGACGAGGATGCCAGGATGAGTGTTGTGCGTTTTTTGGTTCAGTTTCACATTAAGTTAAATCTTGCAACAGAAGTTCTGTTTCTGGGGATTCATATTCTTGACAGATACCTTTGCATGGATTTAGTCGCAAGAAAAAACTTACCACTGGCAGGGTTAACTGCGTTACTTATAGCTAATAAATATGAAGAAGATTCAAATCCACCAGTAGAAGAATATATTAATATGGCGGATGAGTTTTATAGCAAAAAAGATATATTGGATATGTAG